The Gadus macrocephalus chromosome 3, ASM3116895v1 DNA segment CGACTCCCTGGACGCGTTGGAGGAGGACGACCTcgtttcctgttcctcctcctccttcgtcCGGCCGCCCTCcggcctgctccacctccagggCACCTCCTTCTCCCCGCGGCCGTCGCAGAGGCTCCGCCCCTACAAACACACgctgccccacccccacctcctggccccgcccccggctcaCTCCCACTCCCTCGTCAGCctcgcccccggcccccccggccgaGACGAGGAGACGGCgacgggggggggcaggaggtcCGGCGACGGCGCCGACCCCAAcctctcctcgccctcctcctccccgcccgGCGACGGTTGCCCGGGCGGCACGGAGCCGCAGCCTCTGATCATCATCAACCCCTGTCGCCAGGACAACCTGATGAGCTTCGCCGAGCTGTCCCGCCACGCCGACGACCTGCCCAGCCCCCCCGAGGCcagcgaggaggacgaggaggacgaagaggaggagctggagcggcGCCGGAGGAGGTTCCTGGAGCTGAGCGAGCCGCTGATGCGCGCCTCCGAGGGGGGCGGCGCCgccggaggaggggaggaggagggaggaggagaggagggagggggggagggaggaggggaggagggagggggggagggaggaggggaggagggaggggaggaggtgggcgtggcCCCGACCCGGACGCCGTCCCCGGCGCCCGTCTCCACGGCGTCGGGCGTGGACTACGTGTTCAACTTCAACCAGAGCGACGCGCGCTGCTACTACAAGCTGTGCTCCAGCGTGACGCCCGACAGCGCGCTCAGCCCGCCgcgccccggccccggccccgggtCGGACGGGGAGCGGGACGCCAAGAAGGGGGGGagcggcggggagggggggccggaGGAGACGGAGCCGGTGCACATCCTCCAGCCGCCACCCGGGTTCGGAGACAGCAGCTCGGAGGAGGAGTTCTTCGACGCCTGGGACCGCTTCTCCTCGCCGGAGGAGCCCAGCGCGGGAGGCGTTCTCGGAGGTAATCCGCTTCCATTCGGTCGTTCCCAAAACGCTCTTCAATCCAGTTCTAGGATCTAGTTTCATACTAATTGGAATTATTAACTTCATGatattgattgatttgattgaaTTATGATATATTTGCTTCTTAGTTTACATTCCCTTTTGAATACTGTTTTGATTGATCCTTGTGGTCAGTGCCCCCATCTGCTTGGGAATGGGTGGATATTCGGGATACTAGGGACAGGAAAGGGAACGTCGGATGGGAGCAAATGTTTTTTAACAGCAGTAGCAATAGCCATTGATGGAAACATGCTTTGGAGGAAACAAAATtaggtttttatttgtattcacgCGCCACTGTCATTTAAACTGAACTGTTGGAACTACGGACTCACCCGGGGAGAGTTCCTATTTGGCTATGGTTATTAATTGATATCGTTTTGCCTGTAGTGTGTTTTGTTGAGCTCCCGAGTATTGAAAGCACAGATTtctatacatatttataatgtagACCATAGGCAGTGGCTCAAATATAATagatataaatacataaaacaacTGTGTAATGTTGACATGTCTTTAACATGGCTGTATGATGTGACATTATCAATGACTTGCTGCCTTTTACATGACCTGCCAACATGGACCGCAAACATTTTAACCATAAGGTAGAAAGAGTAGCATGTAGTGGCTGTCAGCAGGTTAGTTAGCCTTGTTCATTTGTGTTTAACACCATATCAACCATACCACTAAACCACTAAACGTTGGGATCAGTCACTTTCCGTTATATGACAATATTTGGCGATAGGACCCCCAAAGATTTCCAAAGCAATAACTTAACAGCCCCGATCAATTGAAATACATTGTTGTACATTGCAGGTGGGTGAAATGGTGGTATGGTTATGTAGAACGTTTTTTACGGTAGACTTTCATGTTTTCATCAACATACTTAAACCCAACAAGAGTGAAAACGAATGATTAATGACTTCAATTTTCTTCTCTCATTTCCCTTTTAGCAGAGATGAAACCAAACTTGGTCCGCACTCTGAGCCTTAGTGACATCAGAGCGATAGTAGACGAGATAGAAGGAGGACAGAGACGGGCCGGGATGGGGATGGTAGCGGAAGACGGAGGTGGAGTAGAAACCTTGGTTCAGCTTAGGAGGCGGTCGCGGAAGCGCAGGTCCTTCATGGagaccaccttcacctccagggTCACCTTCCCAGAACCAGACGCAGACTCAAACCCCAACCTTGACTCAAACAGGACTCAAAGAGGCCTCCCTTCACAGGACGGCGACACTCCACGTCTTAGCGGGGATCCGGAGGCTCCCGAACAAACCCAGAACATCTGTCCTACCGTCGCGTCCATGACCCACGCCGAAGGAGAACCGGCACTCCTCGAATCCAAGCCCATCCCTTCCAAGTCCCGTGCCCACGGACCCGGCTCCCCCAGGGGCTCCGGTTCTCCGGATTCGGACAGAGAGCTCCTCACGGCCTCCAGGAGGAAGAagcaggagatggagatggagcccGACGCCATGGAGTCCAAATCAGTGACGGACCTCGTGAAGacgtctcctccctccatcacggTGGTCCGTTGCCGGGTGGAGCCGGACGGGAAGGAGAGTGCCGACCGAATCGGGGacgggaaggaggaaggggaggaggaggaggaggagggcaaggttgaggaggaggcagaAAGGAAAgtcgagagagaggaagatggagaagaagaagaactcaTGAAAACGCCGCAAAATGGACCAGTGTTCATCCATTATCGCCAGTTGTCCGAGATCATCGAGGAGTCGTGTAAGTGTGAGGAAGTAGGAGACGAGTGGTACGAGAAGGAGtggggaatagtgagggagtcgGTCAGTGGTGCCGAGACCCTGAAAGAAGAGGACTCGAGTCAATCAGACAACGTTTTTGCCGATGATTTTCTCACACAGTTGCCACCTCCTCCAAGCTTTGCACAACCCCTTCCACCAAATTGCTTCACGCCACCACTACCGGTTGTTGATAATCCCTCCCAGAATCCCCAGCTCTCATCTTCACAACAAGTGGGCTTGAATGATACGCAAGTGTACGTTTCAGAATTACCCAAACTCAAATTCCTTAACAGAGAACAATATGTTATGGTCAATACCGTGACTAAAAACGATGGAACAAGCAGTATTTCGAACTCTGACACAACTAGCGATGATGTCGTTGACGTAGTCGAATCTGACAACGTGTTTGTtgttgaggatgaggaagatgacgATGATAATGACGATGGTGAGGAGGATGATGTTGAGGAGGATGACGATGACAATAGTGTCCCTTTGAGTTTGTGTTATACTCGTGAGAATTCTCAAAACAATCACAATGTTGATCATGACGCTGCTACGAAAGCTGCAGTAGCCTCTAGTCTTCCGTCACCAGACTCCCAAACCAAAGGCCACTCCAGTTCAAACCCTCTCACACCGATTACCTCCTCTGAATACGAAAACACGATCAATTCTATCACGGCTAAGCTCGGGGTTGCAACGGCTGCGTTGTCCCCTCTGTTAACCACTGGTGGAACGATTCATCATGAGACTACAAGAGACAAGGCCTCCGGCTCGAATCATGACACAGATACAGTCAGGATTGGTTCCACCATGCCAGACGCAGAGTCTGCCTCCAAGGTTAGCTTAGGTATGGCCAGTGAAGCTGCGATTAAGCACAGCTTTGATGCCCCTTGTGACGGTTTAGCGCAAGCTAACACGACAACAGTCCACCATCTATCCAAAGAGCCCCCATCTCCCACCCATTTCCTCTTCCAGACGTGCTCTCCCAGTATCATGGGCCGCCTGTCCGCCTCCACGCTTAGGGAGAAGATTCAGATGCTGCCCCTTTACCTATCTCGCTCCCAGGAGACCTTACCCCACACTGGGTCGGACAGTGCATCCCCAAGCCCCTGTAAGGTGGTCTCTAACAACAGCCAGGACAGGAGCGAGGTCGCCATACAAATTACGGATGTCGATAACGTCACACAAGCAATGGACTTTGGGACATCACCTAGGAGGGGATCCATCGAATCCGACGACTCCGACGTTACCCTGACTGGGTCCGAGGTGGAGACAGAGGTAGACGGGGAGCTAGGATCTCCCTTGGTTCCTGGGACGACCTGTCCCACGGCCTCCAACGAGAGGGAAACGGCGGAGAGCGTCGCGGTGTCCGACGCAAACTCTGCCAGCCCTGTTCAAAGCGAGCCAAGAACCACGCGCCACGTGTCATGTGAGCCTTGCAGCGATACACCGGGTCCCATCGTCAAGCCTCCCACCTCCCTGGCCGTTCCCTCTGACACAGAGGCACGTACGCCCGGCCCCGTGAAAGAGGCTCCAGAATCCTCAATGAAAAGTGCATCAAACATTCCAGGTTTCATAATGAACAGTCAACAGTCATCTGCCACACCGCATCCAATGGTGGTCACGACCCAGACGCACAACGGGCCCGGCCTCTCTTTCTACAGCCCCACAGAGAAAGTAAGGACCAGTACCGACCGGCCTCTGACGGGCCTCTGCCGCCCTGCAGCAGAGGCAACCGGCGCACCCAAATCCCATTCCTCAGGTTGTGAGATGTTTACTACGTGTTCCGCCCAATCCCAGACAAAGGCGTCAGTGTCCGTCCCCGCCACGAAACCCGATTACAGCTGCAGCTCAGTGCTCTCCTCGGGCTGCGAGTCGGCCGTGGAGGGGCTGCAGACGCCACTGGAGGCGTGCGGCTGCACGGCGGTCTACACCAACTGCTTCAGCAGCGGCGACAACTTCGACGACGAGCTCACCGTCTACGAGTTCTCCTGCCGCTCGCAGGGCAGCAGCAGGGCGGGGTCTACCTCCGAGGTGGGGCTTCCTCTCATCACCGCCACCGGGCCCGTCTCCTCTTTTCTATCCAAGTCCCCTCCGTCCTTCTCGGCGTCCACGCTCTCTCCGTCCTTCCCGCGCTCCTCCATCGTCTTCTCCTCGGCCACGTCGGAGCTCAGCCCGCTCCTCTCGCCTCTGTCCGACTCCCAGGACAGCGTCTCGTCCCAATCGCACAAGGAGACCATCAGCTCCATCCGCCAGCACTGTTACCCAGCCAACCCCGCGGGCTTCCAGCCGCTACGGAGCGACGTGGACCAGCTCATCGCCATCCTTGAAGGCGGCGGCGGTCAGGGCGGTCAAGGCGGTCACGGGGGGCGCCACGCCCGGGAGACCTGCCCGGCGCACTTCACGGAGAACAAGCACGTGCTGCACACGGAGGCGCGCCGACTGATGACGGGCTGCCAGAAAGCTGCAGCCCTGGGGCAGAACCCCGAGGAGACACTGGTCGCCCTGGCCGACAGCTTCAGgcacctggtggagctggcggGCGCCTGCCTCTGGTTCTCGGGCTGCGACCGGTGCGACCGGAGGAACGGCGAGGCGGTGGCGGGGCTGGCCGACGTGGCGAGGTCCTTCCGGGACTTCTGTCTGGCGGCGGAACGCGCCTGCAGCAAGAGGAGCTGCCAGGATCTAAGTGCCAAGCTTCTGGCGAAACAATGCACGGCACTCACTGCCTCGGTCTTCTGCCTCACCCAGCTGTTCCGCACACTGACGGCGCTTTGAGGCGGCTGGAGAGGCTCAACTGTCATCCTCAGTCGATAAAAAAGCTCTGCCCGCTGCCTCGCTCGTTCACAGGGCAGCCAGTGAGCTGCTTCTGTTGAGGGGGCAGAGTAGGACCGGCCGACCAGGGACCGGAGGGGACACTGATATGAAATAACCTCAACTTACTCCCTTGTAAGAACTCCCGTGGGCCGGTTTATTAAGTTGATTGTGATCAACACACGGACCTCGTAGGCCCCCTTAGTGAGGTTCACGTTGACTCGGGGCAGGACCAATGAGATGCATGTGGATACCCTTGTGTATGCTGTGTGCACCTTCCGTAGCACAAAGTTACAACTACCATATCAGCCGATCACTGGACCGTGGACTGAAAGGACATTGTCACAAGCAGCGAGAGGGCCACCTCGTGAAGAGTTAACGCAAACCTCTCTGCGGGTCAATGTGGAGGGTGTGATGTACTTGAATGTATTCTGTGTTCTGATTCCGGTTGTATGTATTTACATATTGTTTCTGAGATATTATAGGCTTGATCTTTATAAAGACACAGCATTGTGCGCATATGCAAGAGAGGAATGTAGTGGATGGTAAATGAATGGTATTGTTTACAAGCACAGTATTAGACTGAAGAGGTATGGAATTAGAGAGGCCTttacacacccagacacacacacacacacacacacacacacacacacacacacacacacacacacacacacacacacacacacacacacacacacacacacacacacacaaacatacatgcacactccCACAAAGTCTGCCTTGGATAAATCATGATTCACAGTGATGATGTCTATGTTTTCTGGTTTCGATTTGGATTTCAAACGATCTACTgttgtcttcatctttcacATACAAACAATCATAAATGATTTATCCCCATGTTACTTATTGTGTATAATACCAAACACTGGGGGAATGAGTGTCGAAAATGGCATATCTTCAAGAAAGCTACAcattaatattttttgttaCAACAGGGAATGACATGgtaaaaataaatgatgtaAGAGTCAAAGACACATACCAAGTTACTTGGTACGATGACTTCTTAAAACTGTTGTCGAAATCCAAGAACAAAGGTGGCGGTTCCGAACACCTTATATTAATTTTGAAAGTGGTTAGGTTGGATTGAATTGCAGTTCTTACGTTGACATGATCCTGAACTTGTGTGAATATCATCTTGAACGGCTGTTAACATGTCTGCTAGCTTTTCACTTGTTGGGATGTTTTTTCACGGTTTATGCAAAGTCCAACGCTGCTGGgtgtctttttattttgtatttactttttaCTTAACATGCATTGTAATATTACTGACCcattaataaataatacgaCCAATAATCAAAATGCAAGACAAATTCAAGTCAAGTGTGGAAAAGGGTATTGGGATCCTACTCTAATAGTTTtagcattactattattatgagTGTTATAATTACTATATGCAATACATCGACTGATTACCTGAGCTTCTTTCCAGTCAGTACAAAGGGGGCAACTAGTAACTAATGCTACAGTTTTATGTGCATAAGCCGTATGGTTTGGAGTACAACACAGCGAAGAACGAAGAGTGCGGATCCAACCGAATGCCTGCCAACCATTACAGGGGCAGTCATTGGTGGATCACCGATGCTCGCTAACCTTAAAAccataaatatatttttcacactctGCTGCAAAAATTCCTTGAGCTTATGATAGTGAGTAAGCTGTAGCTCTGCAGTGTTTTCACTTGGAATGTTTCCTGCTGCGAAGGAAAAAGAACTGG contains these protein-coding regions:
- the LOC132454193 gene encoding FERM and PDZ domain-containing protein 1, with product MEEAGRSRSPSRRTSRVEQVVGRWLRRSRDLGSRSHSLSRDRVPVDGRSGEQVGDQRSYSFRFTVQIQRSSELNSHGLSLTSQTPILVQEVTAGGPAAGRLVPGDQLVKINNVAAEDLTPEQAAEIIRECQDIVTMTVLRTMVGPKSSFITPEKRAKLRSNPVKVHFAEEVEVNGNSQGNTLLFLPNVLKVYLENGQTKAFKFEPNTTVKDIVMTLKEKLSLCRIEPFCLVLEQQHSVTKLLLLHEEERIQQVVQKKESHDYRCLFRVCYMPKDPRDLLLEDPTAFEYLYFQGVNDVLQERFAVEMRCNTALRLAALHIQERLASCGQSPKTTLKTITKTWGIENFVSSTLLRNMREKDLRKAVGYHMKKSQSQQDPKQKGLSFNQARINYLEELSELKSFMGKSFSATMLLQDRESTVSLLVGARYGVSQVVNHKLSIMTTLTEFSSISRIELLPESERISLVKIYLQDIKPITLLLESVAAKDMSCLIAGYCKVFANPDIQVFPWPEKPKKHRVSAEEGYVSRRASDSDSSSDMDADPLIHLVSHDNKPRPRIRSSSDPERPKRKERERPRPPGAKAKAEKPWRSRREKQDAEKLRSCDPTSCDLRAENQEVEEEPTADDGESKGAGTEAGPVQIAITKADAEEGGDGAARVRDRGPEQEGKEAAAGGDDFWGADETFSEASDSCRTDSRFLTSPSSDSLDALEEDDLVSCSSSSFVRPPSGLLHLQGTSFSPRPSQRLRPYKHTLPHPHLLAPPPAHSHSLVSLAPGPPGRDEETATGGGRRSGDGADPNLSSPSSSPPGDGCPGGTEPQPLIIINPCRQDNLMSFAELSRHADDLPSPPEASEEDEEDEEEELERRRRRFLELSEPLMRASEGGGAGGGEEGGEEVGVAPTRTPSPAPVSTASGVDYVFNFNQSDARCYYKLCSSVTPDSALSPPRPGPGPGSDGERDAKKGGSGGEGGPEETEPVHILQPPPGFGDSSSEEEFFDAWDRFSSPEEPSAGGVLGAEMKPNLVRTLSLSDIRAIVDEIEGGQRRAGMGMVAEDGGGVETLVQLRRRSRKRRSFMETTFTSRVTFPEPDADSNPNLDSNRTQRGLPSQDGDTPRLSGDPEAPEQTQNICPTVASMTHAEGEPALLESKPIPSKSRAHGPGSPRGSGSPDSDRELLTASRRKKQEMEMEPDAMESKSVTDLVKTSPPSITVVRCRVEPDGKESADRIGDGKEEGEEEEEEGKVEEEAERKVEREEDGEEEELMKTPQNGPVFIHYRQLSEIIEESCKCEEVGDEWYEKEWGIVRESVSGAETLKEEDSSQSDNVFADDFLTQLPPPPSFAQPLPPNCFTPPLPVVDNPSQNPQLSSSQQVGLNDTQVYVSELPKLKFLNREQYVMVNTVTKNDGTSSISNSDTTSDDVVDVVESDNVFVVEDEEDDDDNDDGEEDDVEEDDDDNSVPLSLCYTRENSQNNHNVDHDAATKAAVASSLPSPDSQTKGHSSSNPLTPITSSEYENTINSITAKLGVATAALSPLLTTGGTIHHETTRDKASGSNHDTDTVRIGSTMPDAESASKVSLGMASEAAIKHSFDAPCDGLAQANTTTVHHLSKEPPSPTHFLFQTCSPSIMGRLSASTLREKIQMLPLYLSRSQETLPHTGSDSASPSPCKVVSNNSQDRSEVAIQITDVDNVTQAMDFGTSPRRGSIESDDSDVTLTGSEVETEVDGELGSPLVPGTTCPTASNERETAESVAVSDANSASPVQSEPRTTRHVSCEPCSDTPGPIVKPPTSLAVPSDTEARTPGPVKEAPESSMKSASNIPGFIMNSQQSSATPHPMVVTTQTHNGPGLSFYSPTEKVRTSTDRPLTGLCRPAAEATGAPKSHSSGCEMFTTCSAQSQTKASVSVPATKPDYSCSSVLSSGCESAVEGLQTPLEACGCTAVYTNCFSSGDNFDDELTVYEFSCRSQGSSRAGSTSEVGLPLITATGPVSSFLSKSPPSFSASTLSPSFPRSSIVFSSATSELSPLLSPLSDSQDSVSSQSHKETISSIRQHCYPANPAGFQPLRSDVDQLIAILEGGGGQGGQGGHGGRHARETCPAHFTENKHVLHTEARRLMTGCQKAAALGQNPEETLVALADSFRHLVELAGACLWFSGCDRCDRRNGEAVAGLADVARSFRDFCLAAERACSKRSCQDLSAKLLAKQCTALTASVFCLTQLFRTLTAL